The nucleotide window AGCTTCTTCACCAACTGTACACTGATTACTGTTAATTGATTATTACAATAAGTTATTGGGATTCAAGCCCTTCAAATCATCCACAATAAATTCACGTCCCTCGCGAATTTTTTCGCCATCTAAATACACATCCGCACCGATGCACACCAGATCCCAATGTATATTGCTTTCGTTGCCGTTAGGAGCAATCTCGTAATCATTACCAAGCGTCAAATGATTAGAGCCATAAATTTTTTCATCAAACAGGATATCGTACATAGGCTCCTCAATCACGGGGTTTAACCCAAAACTAAATTCCCCAAACTGGCGCGCCCCGGCATCGGTATCCAGGATATCATCGAGTGCTTCGTTGTTAGAGGAATCCGAATCAATCACCACGCCGTCGCGAACTTCCAGCTTGACATACTCAAATGGTTTGCCCTGATACACGCTGGGAGCATAGGTAATATGTCCATTTACCGACGACAAAATGGGTGATGAAAACAGCTCCCCATCAGGGATATTACGCTTACCATAGCAAGGAATCCACGTCTGACCTTTTACCGAAAATTCAATGTCGGTACCCTCTCCTTTGAGCTGAATCATATCTGTTTCTTCAAGCCGCGCCTGTAGCGGCTTCATCGCCTCAGCCAATTCCGTATAATCGAGCAGACACGCCTTGTAATAAAAGTCTCGAAACCGCTGGGTGGGCATCTTGGCATTCATGGCAAATGCTTCGGATGGATACCGAAGTACTACCCAGTTGGTATTATTAACACGCTCTTTATAGTGCACCGGATCTACAAAGTGATCGGCATACGCCTTGTTGGCTTTTTTACTGACATCTGCCTGTTCGTAAATGTTGAGAGCTGCACGAACACCAACAAAAGCATCCATCTTTTTCATAAGGGGCAGCTGATCATTTTCGGCCTGCCCTTTCCAAAAATCTTTATCCCCACTCTCAACAAGCATCCGACGAATTTCAGTATCCTCGATCTGTACATAGGGATTAACGCCCATCTCCCGGGCGTGTTCTACCAGTGCCCGCAGCAATCCAATACCGTTTAAGCCCACCAGTTGGAGCATTACATTTTGTCCTTTTTCCAGCTCACAACTAAACTCTAATATTTTCTTCGCTAATTCTCGATCTTCGCTTGTATACATGATTTTCGTTTT belongs to Fodinibius sp. Rm-B-1B1-1 and includes:
- a CDS encoding aminopeptidase codes for the protein MYTSEDRELAKKILEFSCELEKGQNVMLQLVGLNGIGLLRALVEHAREMGVNPYVQIEDTEIRRMLVESGDKDFWKGQAENDQLPLMKKMDAFVGVRAALNIYEQADVSKKANKAYADHFVDPVHYKERVNNTNWVVLRYPSEAFAMNAKMPTQRFRDFYYKACLLDYTELAEAMKPLQARLEETDMIQLKGEGTDIEFSVKGQTWIPCYGKRNIPDGELFSSPILSSVNGHITYAPSVYQGKPFEYVKLEVRDGVVIDSDSSNNEALDDILDTDAGARQFGEFSFGLNPVIEEPMYDILFDEKIYGSNHLTLGNDYEIAPNGNESNIHWDLVCIGADVYLDGEKIREGREFIVDDLKGLNPNNLL